CCCCCACCCCGCCGCGGAGATGACCCCGGCATCGCGGGCCTCCCGGCCTGACGGTCCCGGGGCGGGCAGGGACGTCCCGGCGGCAGTTTGGCGGCTGGGCAGCAGTTCCGACTGCCGCCCAGATCACCTTGGTGCCGCCCAGAACACCTCTCAGGCGAGCGCTTCGGTCAGGCGGGTCAGGATCTCGCGCAGGATCGGGCGGGGGGTGGCGAGCGTGAGGCGCACGTGGCCGCGACCCGCCTGGCCGCAGTGGCGGCCGTCCGTCAGGGCGATCCCCGCGTGCTCGCGCAGCCAGGCCGCCGGGCGGTCCAGGCCGTACGACGTCAGGTCGAGCCAGGCCAGGTAGGTGCCCTCGGGGGGCGTGTGCCCGACCGCCGGGAGGTGCTCGGCCAGGTGATCCGCCATGATCCGGCGGTTGCCGTCCAGGTAGCCGATGACGTCGTCGAGCCAGTCCTCGCCGTCGTCGTACGCCGCGATGCTCGCCAGGACGCCGGGCGTCGCGGTCAGGTGCTCCGTCCAGATGCACCGTCGCTGCCAGACGTCGGCGGCGTCGTCGTCCGTGAGGACGAGCTGCGCGGCCTTGAGGCCGGGGACGTTCCACGCCTTCGACGCCGACGTCGCCGTGACCGTGTGGGCGGCCGTCGCGGCGGAGACCGACGCGTACGGGACGTGCGCACGCCCCGCGTAGACCAGGGGAGCGTGGATCTCGTCGGCGAAGACGCGCCCGCCGTGCTTCTCGACGACGGCGGCGACCGCCGCCAGCTCGCCGCGCTCGAAGACCCGGCCCGTGGGGTTGTGCGGGTTGACCAGCACGAGCAGGCGGCCGCCCGCGGCGAACGCGGCGTCCAGCGCGTCGAGGTCGTGCACGGACCGCCCGGCCTCGCGGACGAGCGGGACGGTGAGGACGTCGCGGCCGAGGTCGCGCAGCAGCGGGGCGAACGGCATGTAGGCCGGGGTCGGCAGGATCACCGGCGAGCCCTCGGGCGTGAGGTGCCGGACGGTGGCCTCGAACGCGGCGAGCACGTCCGGGACCGGGCGGACGCGCTCCGGGTCGACCGACCAGCCGAAGCGGCGCTTCGCGAAGCCCGTGTACGCCTCCTGCATCCGGGCGACCGTGGGGCCGGGCAGGTAGCCGAGCATCCCGGTGTCGACGGCGTCGTGCAGTGCACGCCGCACCGCGGGTGCGGTGCCGAAGTCCATCTCCGCGACGAACGCGCCGATCAGGCCGGGGAACAGCGACCACTTCTCCGAGGGGACGGCGCGGAGCTGGTCGATCGTGATGGCGTCGAGCTCGCTCTCGGTGGGCATGCGCCTATCCAAGCACCGTGACTGGTCCGAGCACCGTCACTCGTGCTGCCAGCTGTGCCACAGCGCGGCATAGCTGCCGCCCGCGGCGACGAGCTCGTCGTGCGAGCCGAGCTCGGTGATCCGGCCGTCCTCGACGACCGCGACCCGGTCGGCGTCGTGGGCGGTGTGCAGTCGGTGTGCGATCGCGACGACGGTGCGGCCGTGCAGCACCGCCGCGAGCGAGCGCTCCAGGTGGCGGGCCGCGCGCGGGTCGAGCAGCGAGGTGGCCTCGTCGAGCACCAGCACGTCCGGGTCGAGCAGCACGAGGCGCGCGAGCGCGACCTGCTGGGCCTGCGCCGGGGTGAGCGCCGCGCCGCCGGAGCCGATCTCGGTCGCGAGCCCTTCGGCCAGCTCGTCCACCCAGGACAGCGCGTCGACCGCGGCCAGCGCCTCGCGCAGGCGGGCGTCGGACGCCCCGACGTCGGCCAGCCGCAGGTTGTCCGCGATGGTCCCGACGAAGACGTGGTGCTCCTGCGTCACCAGGGCGACGCGACGGCGCAGCTCCTCCAAAGGCAGGTCGACCAGGGGCACGCCGCCCACCGTCACCGACCCGCCGGTGGGCGGGTGGATGCCCGCGAGCATCCGCCCGAGCGTCGACTTGCCCGCCCCGGAAGGGCCCACGATCGCGAGCCGTTCGCCCGGCCGCAGGTCGAGGTCGATGCCGTGCAGCACGTCGTGCCCCTCGCGGTACGCGTACCGCACGCCGCGCGCTTCCAGGTCGCCCGACGACGGGGAGGCGTCAGAGGCCACCCGGTCGGCCGGGACCAGCCGCACGCCGATGACGCGCGCGAGGGACACCGCCGCGACCGACATCTCGTCGAGCCAGTACACGAGGTTCCACACCGGCCCGGTGAGCTGGAAGGTGTACATGACCAGGGCCGTGACCGCGCCCATGGTCACGGTGCCCTGGGACGCGAGATAGCCGCCCCAGACCAGCACCGCCACGGGCGCGATCACGAACGTCAGGTCGACGCCGGGGAACAGGACGGTGCGCAGCCGCAGCGTGCGCAGCTCGGCCCGGTAGGCCGCTTCGATGTCCGCGTCGGAGCGGCCGTTGCGCCGGGAGCCCAGGTCGAGCGCGTCGACGGTCGACGCGCCCTCGACCGACTCGGTGATCGTGCCGTTGAGCGCCGCGTAGGTGGCCGACTCGGCCTGGTAGGCGTCGGGGGCGCGGCGCAGGTACCAGCGCACCACGGCGAGCAGCAGCGGCAGCCCCACGAAGATGGCCACCGCCACGAGCGGCGCCATGACGAGGCAGGCGACGACGGTGAGCAGGATCGTCACCACGGACACCGTGAGCTGCGGGACGCCGAACCGGACCGCGTTCTGGAGCTTCGCGATGTCGTTGGTGGTGCGCGCGACGAGGTCGCCCGTGCCGGCCCGCTCCACCGTGGACAGCGGCAGGGCCGTGGCCGTGTCGAGGAACTCCTCGCGCATGGCCGCGAACACCGTCTCGCCGAACACCATCGCCCGCTGCTGGGCCACCTTCTGGATGACGCCGCGCACCAGGATCGCCGCGACGGCGATCAGCACGAGGTCGCGCACGTGCCCCGCGGTGGTGCCCGTGCTCACGTCGTCGACGAGCCGGCCGAGCAGCCACGGCCCGACGAGCCCGGCGAGCGCGGACGCCATCGTCATCGCCGCGATGAGCAGGAACTCGCGGCGGTTCGCGCGCAGCAGGCGGCGCGTGTAGTCCCAGGTGGTGCGGGCGTCCGCGATGGGCAGCTTCATGAGCGCACCTCCACAGCCGGGTTGTCGTGACGGTCGGGCTCGCCGGGCTGGTCGGAGCGGTCGGGCTCGGAGCGGTCCTCGTCGAGCGCGCGCCCGACGACGCGCCGGTACCGCGCCGCGGCCGCGCCCGACCCGCCGTCGGCGTCGTCGTCGGACGGCCGTGCGAGCAGGTCGCGGTGCGTGCCGGAGGTGACCACGCGGCCGCCCTCGAGGAAAAGGACCTCGTCCACGTGGTCGAGCACGAGCGGGCTCGCGGTGACGATCAGCGTGGTGCGGCCGCGACGCTCGTCCGCGAGGCGGGCGGCGATGCGGGCCTCGGTGTGCGCGTCGACGGCGCTGGTCGGTTCGACCAGGACGAGGATCTCGGGGTCGGTGAGCAGGGCGCGCGCGAGCGCGACCCGCTGCCGCTGGCCGCCGGACAGCGAACGAGCCTTCTCGGGCAGCTCGCCGGTCAGCCCGTCGGGCACGGACTCGAGCACGTCGTGCGCGTCGGCGACGTGCATCGCCCGCTCCAGGTCGGGCAGCGCGGCCCTGGACCGGGTGTCGAGCTCGACGTCGAGGCGACCGGAGAAGATGGTCGGGGTCGCGTCCGCGACGACGATGCGCCGGCGCAGGTGCTCCTTGGGCAGCGAGGAGAGCCGCACCCCGCCGAGCGTCACCGGCGTCGTCGCCTCGGCGTCGTCGTCGAACCGGCCCAGGCGCAGCGCGACGGCGGCGGACTCGTCCGGGTCGGCGGCGACCAGCGCGACCACGCGGCCGGGGGCCAGCGTGACGCCGGTGGCCTCGTCGTGCAGCACCGCGCCCGGTGCGGGCGGCTCCGCCGTCGGCGGCACGGCGCCCGTCGCGGGGACCACGCGCAGCACCTTGACCACCTTGCCGGCGGACACGTGCGCGTTCGTCGCGACCTTGAGGAACTGGATCGCGAGCTGCACGGGCCAGCTGAGGAAGGCCGCGAACCCGAAGAACGACACGAGCTGCCCCGCGGTGATCTCGCCGCGCACGGCGGACAGCGCGCCCAGGTACACGACGACGACGGTGAACAGCCCGGGCAGCACCACCTGCAGGGCGTCGAGCCACGACTGCGTGCCCGCGACCCGCACGCCGGCCGCGCGGACCTTCTGCGACTGCGCGCGGTAGCGGGCCGAGAACACCGACTCGCCGCCGATGCCGCGCAGGATCCGCAGCCCGGAGACGGTGTCGGCGCCCAGCGTCGTCAGGCGCCCGGCGGCCTCACGCTGCGCAGCCTGCCGCTTGCTCAGCGGCTTGACCAGGAACGCGAGGACGATCGCGACCGCCGGCAGGCCGGCCGCCACGACGATGCCGAGCTGCACCGACGCCTGCAGCATCAGCGCCGTGGTGACGCCGTACGCCACCAGCGAGCCGAGGAACTGGGCCGACATGGCGAACAGGTCGCCCATGCGGTGCACGTCGTTCGCGATCGAGGCGACCACCTCGCCCGTAGGCAGCTCGGCCGAGATCGCGCGCCCCGAGCGTGACACCGTGCGCGAGACGAGCTGCGAGGAACGGAACGCCCCCTCCATCCAGTTCCGCACGTCGAAGCGGTGCCCCAGCACCGAGATGCCGGCCATCGCCACGCCCAGCCCCAGCAGGAGGAGGGCCCACCGCCACGTCGTGGTGTCCAGCCCGCCCGACGTCGCGGAGTCCACCACCCGGCCCACCAGGTACGGCTGGAACGCCTGGATCGCGAACGTCACGACGCCGCAGGTCAGCGCCACGGCGAGCGGCCACGCCTGACGGCGCGCGAGCCAGCCGAGCAGCGCCCACGGGCCGGTGAGCGGCGGGGTGCCCGGATCGGGCCGGGGGAGTGATCGCACGAGGAACCACGCTAGGCCGGGGCACCGACAACGGTCGACGTGTTTCTCCCCGGAGGGGCGGGCGCGGCGAACGTCGCGCAGAGTCGGCTTCCTACCGTCGGATGCCGACTCTGCGGGACGCTCGCCGACGGGCTACCCGGCGATGCGGCGGGTGAGCACCAGGCGGCTGCGCGTCGCCAGCCAGGCGGCCGTGACCGCCAGGAGCGGCAGGCCCACCAGGAGCGCGAGCAGCCACGGCCAGGGGAACGTCAGGCTCCAGGCCAGGTCTGGCGTGGTCCATCGGTAGCGGAAGAACAGGACGAACGCCGCCCCGAGCGGGTAGCCGGACAGCACGCCGACGAACGCGCCGATGCCCGCGACCGTGCCGGCCTGCGCCGCGACGATCCGCTTGCGGGTGCTCGGCACGGCGCCGACGGCGGTGAGTGTCGCGAGGTCGGGCCGTGACTCGGTCGCGGCGAGGGCCGTCGCGATCCAGGCCGCCGCGAGGGCGAGCAGGGCGCCCGATCCTGCGATGATCAGGGTGGCCAGCCAGTCCGGTGAGCCGTAGTCGACGGCCGGCTCGCCGATGCCCACGCCGATCCTGCCCTCTCCCCATTCAGTGGCGCCGAACGCGTCGGCGAGCCTCGTCTCGAGGGTCTGCCGCTCGGCGGCGGTCAGTTCGACCGGTTGGGCGGAGACGAGCCCGCCGACCTCCGTCGTCATGCCGGCGTCCGTGAACGTCGACAGTGCGGAGGGCGGGACGACCGGCAGGACGGTGTTCGACGGACCGCGCGCGTCGCCCACGGCCGTGGCGGGCAGTGGCACCGTCTCCGACGACAGCGGTGTGCTCGTGGCGTCGGCGTCGGCGGCCCACGTCTCGATGGCGAGCGTCGCGGTGTCGTCCGGGCCGAGGCCGCCGGCGAGGACGACGACGCGGCCAGCGGCGAGCGCGGCTCGTGCCGTGTCGGGGTCGAGGATGCCGAGCACGTCGACGAGGCTGCCGTCGTCGACGATGGGTCCCCAGATCGCTCCGCCGGAGACACCGCCTGATGGAGACGACTCCATGCGCAGGTAGACGGTGGTGTACGAGTCGTCACCCTCGGCCGGTGGGACGAGCCTCGTCACGGGCACCAGGTCGGCGCCCGGCACCACGTCCGCGGTGATCCTGCGGATCGTGGCGACGTCGGCGTCCGTGAGAGCGTCGACGTCGGGGCTGCCGGTGAGGTAGTCGGCCAGGACGAGGATGCCGTCCGCCGCGACCCGATACTGCGAGCGGTAGTCGTACTCGGCCTGGGCCGTCGAGAAGACGATGCCGGCCGTCGCTCCGGCCGTGGCGATGAGCACGGCCGCGATCGCCGGGGTGGTGCGCGACCTGTGGCGGGAGGCGTCGCGCAGCGCGAACCGCCAGGTCAGCGGCAACCGTCCGGCGAGGCGTCCCAGCCCGGAGACGATGCCGCCGCAGGCGAGGACCAGGCCGAGCTCGCCGACGATGACGCCGGCGAGGAGGAGCAGCGGCTGCGTGGTGATACCGCCGACGACGGCCGCGGTGAACCCGGCCACCGCGGCGACGGTGCCGACGATCGCGGGCCAGCGCCGGGCGCTCACCTCGCCGCGTCGCCCCGCGAGGACGGCGACGACGTCGGCCTTGGACGCGCCGCGGGCCGGCAGCCACGCCGCGGCCGCGGCGAGCAGCACGCCGACGAGGGCGATGCCTGCGACGATCAGCCACGGCGGCGAGAAGAACCGCAGCCCGTCGGTCTGGGCGACGAGTGCTGCCGCACCCGTCAGACCGAGCACGACGCCGCCCAGCGACGCGAGTGCCCCGATGACCACGCCCGTGCCCAGGACGACGGCCCGCAAGGAGCGGGACGTGCCGCCGTTCGCGGCGATGATCGCGAGCGACCGGGCCGAGCGGCGGGCGCCGACTGCGAAGACTGGCCCGATGAGGAGCACAGCCTCGAGGAGTGCGATGGCGACGACCGCGCCGAGCAAGCCCCACGTCGCGAGGAAGTCGCTCGCAGACGTCTGGGGCACACCGGCGTACATCGGCACGGCCGAGTGATGCGGCGGGCTGAGCAGGACGTCCCGGCTGGTCACCTGCAGCGAGGACTCGTTGAGCTCGAGGACGTCGTCCCACGTCACGGGTGCGTCGCCGGACACGAACCAGAGCGGCTGCGCTCCGTCCCACAGGGTCGTCGTGAGGTCGTCGGCCGTGGTGAGCGGACCCGTGGCCGGGTAGAGCACGGAGGCACTCACGGGCTGGTTGGTCGCGAGGACGCCGGAGATCGTCGCACTGACGAGTTCCGTGGCGCTTCCTGCGCTCCCGCCGAGGCGCGTCGAGACGTCGTCGCCGATGGCCAGGTGCAGCTCGTCGGCGACCCGGCGGGACACGGCGACCTCGCCCGGGCCGGGGAGTGTGCCTTCGGTCACGGGGAACGCGGCCGCGACCGCCGCGTCGGAGAGGTCGGCTTGGACGCCGCTCTCGGCAGACTGGAGGCTCTCGCCGAACACGATGACCGGGGCGGCCACCGCGTGCGTGACCCGCGCGCCGGCGGGGAGCGCGGCGTCGAGGGCGGCGTCGAGATCGGCAACCGTGACCGGGCCCTCGAGCTGCTCGTTGCCGCTGGCCGCGTTGCCGTCGGGGCTCTGCTGGAGGTCGGCCATGTTGGCGAAGGTGATCGACGCCTGCAGGCTCGGCCCGAGCTCCTGCGCGACGCGCCGCTCGGGCGTCCCCTGCGTCGACCAGAGCACTGTCGCCGCGAACGACCCGAGCATGACCGGCAGCGCGACCATGACCGCGACGAGCGCGGTGCGGCCCTTGTTGCGGCGGGCGTCGCGGGCGCCGTAGCGCAGCGCGATCCGCCAGCGGCCGCGGAACCGGGCGCCGGGGCCGCGGCGCGGCTCGTCGGTCTCGGTGCGGAGAGCCGCGCGGGAGGGCGAGGGCACGGTGGCGACCATCAGCGCGCCGCCCCGTCGAGCAGCGTCTCGGCCCCGGCGGCGGAGCCGGTCTCGTCGACGACGCGCCCGTCGCGCAGGAACACGATCCGGTCCGCCCACGCGGCGTGGCGGGCGTCGTGGGTCACGAGCAGCCCGGCGGCCCCGGCGTCGACGCGGGCGCGCAGGACGCGCATGACGGCCTCGCCGGTCACGGAGTCGAGGGCGCCCGTGGGCTCGTCGGCGAGCAGGAGCCGCCGTGGCCCGACGAGCGCGCGGGCGATGGCGACGCGCTGCGCCTGCCCGCCGGACATGTCGTCCGGGAACCGGTCCTCGAGCCCGTCCATGCCCACCTCGGCGAGCGCGGCGGTCGCGGTCGCACGGGCCTTGCGGGCGGAGGCGCCGTCGAGCTCGAGCGGCAGGGTGACGTTCTCGATCGCGGTCAGCGCGGGGATGAGGTTGAGGTCCTGGAACACGTACCCGACGTGCTTGCGTCGCAGGCGGGCGCGGCCCTTGGCGTCCAAGGCGCCGACGTCGTCGCGCCCCACCTGCACGGTGCCCGACGTCGGGGAGTCGAGCCCGCCCGCGAGGTGCAGCAGCGTCGATTTGCCGGAGCCGGAGGGGCCCATGACGGCGACCAGCTCGCCCATCGCGACGGCGAGGTCGACGCCGCGCAGGGCGTGCACCTCGGCGGCGCCGTGGCCGTGGACGCGGGTGATCCCGCGCATCGTGAGCATGACGGGGGAGGACATCAGCGGCCTGCCTTCTTCTCATCGGTGGTTGAGCGCGCTCCGGTGGTTGAGCCTGTCGAAACCACCTGTGGCTGGGACGTGCGTGGGGTGGTTTCGACAGGCTCAACCACCGGGGGGCCGGTCGTGGGTGGGGTGGTGGTTTCGACGGGCTCAACCACCGGAAGCTGGGTGTGGGCCGCGCGCAGGACCGACGTCTCGACGTGGTCGAGCCAGCGGACCTCGGCCTCGGCCGCGAAGATCAGCGAGTCGAGCACCAGCGCCCAGGCGAGCCCGGGCCCGTCGGCGGTCGCGTCCTTC
The Xylanimonas cellulosilytica DSM 15894 DNA segment above includes these coding regions:
- a CDS encoding ABC transporter ATP-binding protein, encoding MRSLPRPDPGTPPLTGPWALLGWLARRQAWPLAVALTCGVVTFAIQAFQPYLVGRVVDSATSGGLDTTTWRWALLLLGLGVAMAGISVLGHRFDVRNWMEGAFRSSQLVSRTVSRSGRAISAELPTGEVVASIANDVHRMGDLFAMSAQFLGSLVAYGVTTALMLQASVQLGIVVAAGLPAVAIVLAFLVKPLSKRQAAQREAAGRLTTLGADTVSGLRILRGIGGESVFSARYRAQSQKVRAAGVRVAGTQSWLDALQVVLPGLFTVVVVYLGALSAVRGEITAGQLVSFFGFAAFLSWPVQLAIQFLKVATNAHVSAGKVVKVLRVVPATGAVPPTAEPPAPGAVLHDEATGVTLAPGRVVALVAADPDESAAVALRLGRFDDDAEATTPVTLGGVRLSSLPKEHLRRRIVVADATPTIFSGRLDVELDTRSRAALPDLERAMHVADAHDVLESVPDGLTGELPEKARSLSGGQRQRVALARALLTDPEILVLVEPTSAVDAHTEARIAARLADERRGRTTLIVTASPLVLDHVDEVLFLEGGRVVTSGTHRDLLARPSDDDADGGSGAAAARYRRVVGRALDEDRSEPDRSDQPGEPDRHDNPAVEVRS
- a CDS encoding ABC transporter ATP-binding protein, with product MKLPIADARTTWDYTRRLLRANRREFLLIAAMTMASALAGLVGPWLLGRLVDDVSTGTTAGHVRDLVLIAVAAILVRGVIQKVAQQRAMVFGETVFAAMREEFLDTATALPLSTVERAGTGDLVARTTNDIAKLQNAVRFGVPQLTVSVVTILLTVVACLVMAPLVAVAIFVGLPLLLAVVRWYLRRAPDAYQAESATYAALNGTITESVEGASTVDALDLGSRRNGRSDADIEAAYRAELRTLRLRTVLFPGVDLTFVIAPVAVLVWGGYLASQGTVTMGAVTALVMYTFQLTGPVWNLVYWLDEMSVAAVSLARVIGVRLVPADRVASDASPSSGDLEARGVRYAYREGHDVLHGIDLDLRPGERLAIVGPSGAGKSTLGRMLAGIHPPTGGSVTVGGVPLVDLPLEELRRRVALVTQEHHVFVGTIADNLRLADVGASDARLREALAAVDALSWVDELAEGLATEIGSGGAALTPAQAQQVALARLVLLDPDVLVLDEATSLLDPRAARHLERSLAAVLHGRTVVAIAHRLHTAHDADRVAVVEDGRITELGSHDELVAAGGSYAALWHSWQHE
- a CDS encoding ABC transporter ATP-binding protein — encoded protein: MSSPVMLTMRGITRVHGHGAAEVHALRGVDLAVAMGELVAVMGPSGSGKSTLLHLAGGLDSPTSGTVQVGRDDVGALDAKGRARLRRKHVGYVFQDLNLIPALTAIENVTLPLELDGASARKARATATAALAEVGMDGLEDRFPDDMSGGQAQRVAIARALVGPRRLLLADEPTGALDSVTGEAVMRVLRARVDAGAAGLLVTHDARHAAWADRIVFLRDGRVVDETGSAAGAETLLDGAAR
- a CDS encoding MalY/PatB family protein yields the protein MPTESELDAITIDQLRAVPSEKWSLFPGLIGAFVAEMDFGTAPAVRRALHDAVDTGMLGYLPGPTVARMQEAYTGFAKRRFGWSVDPERVRPVPDVLAAFEATVRHLTPEGSPVILPTPAYMPFAPLLRDLGRDVLTVPLVREAGRSVHDLDALDAAFAAGGRLLVLVNPHNPTGRVFERGELAAVAAVVEKHGGRVFADEIHAPLVYAGRAHVPYASVSAATAAHTVTATSASKAWNVPGLKAAQLVLTDDDAADVWQRRCIWTEHLTATPGVLASIAAYDDGEDWLDDVIGYLDGNRRIMADHLAEHLPAVGHTPPEGTYLAWLDLTSYGLDRPAAWLREHAGIALTDGRHCGQAGRGHVRLTLATPRPILREILTRLTEALA
- a CDS encoding FtsX-like permease family protein gives rise to the protein MPSPSRAALRTETDEPRRGPGARFRGRWRIALRYGARDARRNKGRTALVAVMVALPVMLGSFAATVLWSTQGTPERRVAQELGPSLQASITFANMADLQQSPDGNAASGNEQLEGPVTVADLDAALDAALPAGARVTHAVAAPVIVFGESLQSAESGVQADLSDAAVAAAFPVTEGTLPGPGEVAVSRRVADELHLAIGDDVSTRLGGSAGSATELVSATISGVLATNQPVSASVLYPATGPLTTADDLTTTLWDGAQPLWFVSGDAPVTWDDVLELNESSLQVTSRDVLLSPPHHSAVPMYAGVPQTSASDFLATWGLLGAVVAIALLEAVLLIGPVFAVGARRSARSLAIIAANGGTSRSLRAVVLGTGVVIGALASLGGVVLGLTGAAALVAQTDGLRFFSPPWLIVAGIALVGVLLAAAAAWLPARGASKADVVAVLAGRRGEVSARRWPAIVGTVAAVAGFTAAVVGGITTQPLLLLAGVIVGELGLVLACGGIVSGLGRLAGRLPLTWRFALRDASRHRSRTTPAIAAVLIATAGATAGIVFSTAQAEYDYRSQYRVAADGILVLADYLTGSPDVDALTDADVATIRRITADVVPGADLVPVTRLVPPAEGDDSYTTVYLRMESSPSGGVSGGAIWGPIVDDGSLVDVLGILDPDTARAALAAGRVVVLAGGLGPDDTATLAIETWAADADATSTPLSSETVPLPATAVGDARGPSNTVLPVVPPSALSTFTDAGMTTEVGGLVSAQPVELTAAERQTLETRLADAFGATEWGEGRIGVGIGEPAVDYGSPDWLATLIIAGSGALLALAAAWIATALAATESRPDLATLTAVGAVPSTRKRIVAAQAGTVAGIGAFVGVLSGYPLGAAFVLFFRYRWTTPDLAWSLTFPWPWLLALLVGLPLLAVTAAWLATRSRLVLTRRIAG